cacacacacacacatatatatatatatatatatataaaatagtcttttaaagtttaaaaagtATCGATCTCCAaaagagatggtaagatagtcctcctgaaaatgttatatatttaaatatcccgcatatatatataatctcctGAATAGATAGAGCTCATGAAGAGGTTATGTATCTAGTCCTCAaaagagatggtaaatatttacctcttgaagagggtatatttttaaccttccGAAGAGATGTTAAAATCGACCTCCTAAAGCAGTGAGACGTCTATCTTTCAAATGAAGTAGTACATTTAACCTCCGgaagaggtggtaaattattacctatttccatattgtaattgaaaccatactcctaaagagtacaaattgaaaaaaaaaaaaatgttcctaAAGCAACATATTTATGTACCCCCGAAAGGGTGAAAGTAATATTTTATCTATTATTATAtcagttttattttagtttttatattttctttttctaaattgccttatttttattaatttattcagatgttgaACCTAAGCAAAGTTGAATTTTTTTCCTCTTGACATCAAAGGCaataattatttatcatggattccTGATATTGATATTCATCTAAATGTAATGAACTTGAGAAACactattttagatgaaaatacCGCATCCCTATAGGATTGCGCAAAAGTTATTATTTTCCTCCAtcatcatttagatgaaaaaTTAAAGATTGAATACTTCACTTTCTAAGGTTGACTCATCTTATGAAAATTTAAAGGATAAATTTTATCATCAAAAGACTGTAATTTTACCAAATGCTCAGCATGAATTGTTGCACCTGAGATTACAAGATTTTTAAACAGTCAGTGAATAAAACTCAGCTCTGCATAAGATTACTTCGAAGTCAAAATTATGTGATGAAAATATTAGTGATAATGTTATTGCAGTAGCCTTGATGCTGGACCATCTAACTTCTTTTTTTTATCTTCATGttgttgatttccttgtaaataaagacgaaaataatgatgtaatattttaaggtataaagtaagtaatattgtatttggattttaataaataaattatcatatttatataataataagtttttaaaatatgtgtcGTAGTGTGAAACAGTGTAAATCGTCTTAAAGCTTTGATCAATCTAAGATATATTTGGAAGAAGTTTGTTCAACTAACAGTGCTATAAGACACAGAATTCttcgagataggaaatatttccattaattgaatatattttcaacaaatgttaatGCAATATAttgttctacaaatttgattgaaagcTTCGAAAGAGTTAATATAAAattacccaatggtactttattacgaATTGATGAAACTTTTTATTCCAGCATATCCAGAAGAAATTTGTTAACCTTTAAATATTTAAGACTCAATAGATATCACATTGAAATTACGAATAAAGTCAATAAAGAATttctttgcattttttttaaaagaaggcaattttattaaagaaaaagaaaacaagcaAGGAGTTTGGATTCTTAAAAGAGACTGGTACAAAAAGAGAGAAGAAGTGAACAGATTCACCCTCCTATATAAAAAAAGATACACGAAAATTCTTCCCGGTCAAAAGATAGCAAAGAGGCATTGGACCTAATCCActgatataaattttaaaaaaactgtAAACTTTATCTTCTGAATTATGTTATACAAAAAATTGGGTTGCtctaaaatttaataaattaagctAAAATTAATAATTGAATGAATCCAAAAGGTGCAAAGATAAGACTCACGTCCTTAGTGATAGTATCATGCGATGACAATGACCCATGTGACGCTCATTGACTAAGGGTCCACTCAAATTAATTGCATAGTGATAGTATCATGTGATCATCATGGACAATGACTTATGTGACGCACATTGACCAAGGGTCCACTCAAATTAATTGTAGTAtgtaaaagaaaatataaaatttaattaaacaatttgagGCATGCAAAATTACGTGATACACAAATATCTAACATTAATTAATTTCTACGAATgacattttaaatttaattatagtGAATATTTCAGTTCTTTTACTCTCCTTTGCTGTACGCCAATGCTTATTCTCGAATTTCTCAtctttaaatttaaaaacaatgaaATACTCGAAATAAGTATTATTTACTTttttccaacaaaaaaaaaacatatattaaaAGGAATTTTTAttagtatatatatttactatttatTATATGTTGGAGTAGAATTTCGCGGCGCCTTTCGCATATCTATATAAAGCCCAATACGTCGGACGGACATCCCGCGTCTTACTGTTCTATAGTAGTGTAGCGCATACTTCTTAATTACGAAGTAAACACGAAGACTGCATAATGGGATTGCCAGGCGCTCCTGCGATCATAACGCCGGCAGTGAGGGCGCAATATGCCATGAACTACATCAACGACGGCAGCAAGAACGTCGAAGCGCAGACCTACGCCGACAACCTCAAATCCCAGTGCGGCAGCGAAATCACCTGCAGTGTCGTGTTTTACAACGCCACCGGCGGCACCCTCACCTACGTCACCGCCCACGACTACCACGGCCACATCGGCGCTGCCCCTTACCCTCTCAAGTTGCAGAACGGCCAGTGGGGCGCCTTTCTCCACGTCCTTGGAACCCTGGTTGGATGCTCCGGCGCCGCCGTCTACGACGGTGCGAACGGAGATGGAGATGGGCGCGACTGGATGATGGCTTGGTCCATCCCTCTCATCGGACATAACCACGTGCGTAATTACTCTCCATTTTCCTCTACAACGTAATGAACTAGAAAATACAACGACTTCTTTCAGTTTGATTTGTTCAAGAGATAAAGATAAAGTTAAAAAATTTTTGCACTCAATTAAAATTGTAGAttttaaagtaaaatttaaatCAGGtcaaatatattttgttttcaaaatcacCCACTTTGCAATTGATACacattcaataaaaatatttaataaggtCAAATAAGTTTATCGATGGACATAGTTAATTAATGAGggttttatcttttaaaaaaagaaCAGAAATATGTAAACAGTGGGGCGAGATAAATCGAGCGGGCTACGaacatatttttagaaaaatattaattagaaaCTACCTTGTATCTTTTAATTAATAGAGTAAAATCGAACAATATTTCCTTGATTTTTTAGAAAATGACATTTCaccttcttaattttaaaaattatcaaaagCCTCATGTGATTTGATTTTATTAATAAAGTGAACCTTTTGTAAATCAGTAGCTAGACTATGGTAAATTTTATATATGAAAGAAATGAAGTTCACacaaataaaatgatttttttttttacttagcTATGTTAGAAAAATAACATCAACTTATAAGTTAAGTTGAGAAAATTTGCCCATTaagtataatatcataaaaacaaAGCAGTAAGAAAATCAATAACTTTGGTTCTCAAAATGACACGTCCAGCTATTTTGGTTGATTTAGCTTAACCATTGACATTCGCATGACAACATAATTAATtctattattatttcaaaaaaaataaaaataatataaataatagtaTTGCTAGTTACAAAATGTTTGTTGGTTagttatattcgtcactaatagttggggtattagtgatgaaatagAAATCCGTCACTACtagaagagtattagtgacgaattagaaatacgtcactactagtagagtattagtgacgacttaaaaattcgtcactactagtatggtattagtgtcGAATTAAAAAGTTATCACTAATAGAAgcggtattagtgatgaattaaaaattcgtcacaACTAGCATTGTATTATTAACAAATCcaaaattcgttactaaaagtaagttatttatgaaggattcaaattcatcactaatagtagggtattagtcacgaatttgaatcatttactaataattagaaaaaaaaaaccttttaatactaatttcttctaatcatgaattcttatataaaaatctttaattacattttcaaatacataaactgaaaccattcaaaatttcatacaaattcaattaaaatgaagaaataacacatgttcaaataacaaaaattatttaaaaatattcaaaatttaaatgcaaatactaatacaaattcaaattaaaatacaaaaaacttcatttgttcaaataacaattaaaattaTAAGAGACAATGCTGTCTGATATATTTTAATGAGGCATTGAACAGTAACACAAGAAACAATGTTCAGATAAACAAACAAATTCATCTGAAAATCTTTTGAGAGTCCAATGTCTAAAATGAGATATggaattgagaaaaatgaaaacgaTCTCTAGGCAACAAAAAACTTGCTccctttcccttctttcccttcttccttTGGATCTTCTTCATGTAGAATTCCAACTCTTTCCCCTCCAAAATATATCTGCAAAACCATTTAATCAATGCATTTAGTCGAGATgcccaacataaaagaaaaatcaaaacaaatacagcAATATTCAGTAGTATAAATTGATGTTTGACAAATTTTCCATACAAAAGATACCCCCCTCATCGTTGAGTATCAGAAAATGTAACACCTAGTTTagtattggaaaataattttagttttctattgtcaaaatataatgaaataaaaaatgtcagcACATTTCCCTGTTTTGAAGACATCTATATTAATTCAAAACAAGGTTATATTTTGATCATtttaaatctagaaatgaaaaatgaaaatttggttTTGACAACTAAACAAACCCCAGCTACTTTCACAAGTTGACCCcaaacaactaacaaaaatagGGCACCTCACCACATGAGAACAATTGACATCAGATGATGAGTGGGATGCCTCATAAAAGTTCACCAGATATGTCACGACCtactcatttttccacatttttttttatatcaatagcacatttcctatattccagttcagcaggtcacgacccacctggacccgtgagtactagggatataccagaacatacagcagaagccctagtagtagaaaacatacaataatgtacatctcaataccatatattacaatacactagagttgctatagtccacagtatttccatatatacatcccaaaataaatttagagacatttcccacaaaatctaaatatccctacaaaaagaaacttacccttcaaaagggcagataTCCAACActaggtcagcggggcttttctcgctcttctatcaggggctcttgaaaagtttataggattaaggggtgagacacctctcagtaagggaaataaactaataccaatgtgtggcaatatgagtattttgtgttctacatataccatacatacatattcagtactgtttcaTTAAAtctggaaaatatatatatatcaacacatggcagaacatactgtattttcataaacatatctcatctcatatcataataataataacataaaaacattcctggtaggttagctggctgttgtcatgtattacccccacatgactgggttgtgtggtctgaaggcaggacctaacaatggttggccgaccactgccaagtcaaacagtagtctgtaggtccgatgggtttgccagacctggtctgtacatcAGGGGCGATcaacacacttcttataaaccacatggaccatccaatctcacaccactccgtacaacggcgttaacacagatatcgtgatcacgaagaccatagacacataacaacggtaccgttcaagtgttagcctagaccaagtcaaccaggttctaatatcatatacatatactaaaattgtgatacatgaatatcttatatcattaattatcaaataaatcatatcatttgcacatatacgtatatcatgaaaatcatcggcccgtacgctggtattacacattttatcatagctcgacccgtacgccggcaaatcatagcacaactcgtacactggcaaatcacatccacatagcacggtccgtacgccggaaaatcatatccacatagcacggcccgtatgccggcaaatcatagtcacatagcacgacccgtacgccggcaaatcatatccacatagcacggcccgtacgccggcaatacacataaaaatctcggcccgtacgccggttttccatcataaacaCATTTCCAAAAACAGTatctcataacattttatactcatgccacactaagatattttccacatattcaacgtATCATCatttaacagtattttctcaaacataattcatatatatatatatacattttctcaaaatggactagcttagtttatccccttacttgactgcTGAGAAAGCCCcgaaaacaatctagtctaactctCGTAGGACTTCCTGACCAATACGCTGAAACCAAAAATTCCctgtattaaactttagtatttccatgcatacatcatttcctataactatcataagaccAAATACGGCtaaaaaaatcttacctcaactcggggatgatttccaacttcattgTCCCAACAATCCGTTctggcaaactcgtagagaacttcaccaggagcgtcatggtagcttcaaatcttcgatccagcgagaaatgagcccaaaatcgaagagagagaaaatcGAAGAGGACAGAGAGAGCGGAGAGATAGCTTCTTTAGAAAGTTAAAAAAtggatttccatatttatagaacaagggatttcatcgatgagtcacgtcatccgtcgacgaaattattgtcgacgaatccttcagtaatttcgtcgacgaaatttagtcctcgtcgatgaaatttagtggGCTCAAaacgcctctcggtatttcttcgttgacgaatacaggggattcgttgacgaagccttgaTGATCCCCTTTTGTTTTCCTTCCAAAAtccaatgtcgtcgacaaacgcgaagcgttcgttgacgaagtcgactgcctccttctgcttCCGGTTcccattcccttttcttttattatttaaatatcattttaaatttgggtcattacattctcccattcttataaaatttcatcctcgaaatttactgttcactaagctcatcatcccttaacaagaaaagggtctacttattttattgcctaccctcacttatggcggaagaataccgtggttacattccgagtcctgggagattacatatacaaaataaaaatttctctcaaaactaaaatgctacattaatttaaccattacatgtacctgcaaaaagaAAACTACTTAACCACTTACATTTTATCCACTCAGACCTCTTGAAATAAAtgtggatacctctgcttcatctcctcctcggactcccaagaagccttttctactgcatgattcctccacaaaacttttacctgaggaatcttcttgttatgtagctcctgtactttcctatccaaaatctgtactggtatctcctcataccccagtgaatcactaagctccaactcatcataactgatgatatgagaaggatctgggacatatttcctcaacatagtcaCATGAAATATGTTGTGGATTCTGGACAACACCGGacgtaaagctagcctataagctaccggtcccactttatctaaaatttcaaatggaccgataaacttaggactaagtttacccttcttcccaaatcgcataacccctttcatcggagctatcttcaaaaatacatgatcacccacgtcaaactctaaattcctgcagcgatggtcagcataacttttctgtcggctttgagctgcattGATCATATCTTTGATAagttgaaccttatcacgcgcttgttGCACAAGTTCTGgacccactactcgccgctcacccacttcatcccaaaacaaaggagaacgacatctcctaccgtatagagcctcaaatggtgccatgccaatgatagactgataactattattatacgcaaactctgcCAGTGGCaagaactgagtccagctacccccaaaatctaaaatgCACGCgtggagcatatcctctaatgcccgtatcgtcctctcagtctgcccgtctgactgggGATGGAACGCcgtactaaatgataactgagaccccagagcctcctgcaagctcctccaaaatcatgatgtgagttgtgggtctcgatctgacataatAGATATAGGCATCttatgagaacgaactatctcctgaatgtaaatctccgctaaacggctgagggagtggCTGATCTTGATAGTAATAAAGTGGGCGATCttcgtcaaacggtcaacaatcactcAAATGGCATTTTGGCCCTGTaatgccgtcggcagtcctgacacaaagtccatcgatatatgatcccacttccactctgggataaacaaCAGCTGCAACTAccctgtcggcctctggtgctcaacctttacctgttggcacgtcaaacgctgggctacatactcggcgatctctctcttcataccactccactagtacgactctcgtagatgtctatacatcttcatactatcaggatgaaccgtatacaaagatccgtgggcctcctctagaatggtcttcctgatctcagtatcactaggaacgcataatctggaactgaaccgcaaagctccgtcatctgcaatactaaaATCCTCCCTCTTACCCATCTGTACTCTGTTTAccacctctgctaactctggatcTTCCCTCTGGtcggctttaattctctcctacaAAGTAGGCTATACCATTAGgttggcaatacatactgggagatctcTCTCTACTAACtttatgccaagtctctccagatccatcatgatcagatgctggatccccatagccgccaacactggctccctggatttcctactcaacgcatcagctaccacgttcgctttccccgggtgataactaatggtacaatcaaaatccttaatcagctccaaccaccttctctgcctcacatttagttccttttgcgtgaagaaatactttaagctcttgtggttggagaaaatATCACATTGCTCGTTATACAGGTAatacctccaaattttcagtgcgcgtaccactgcagccaattcaagatcaagtgtagggtagttcttctcatattctttcaactccttggacgcatatgccactaccctgccatgttgcatcaatacacagccaagtcctttcaaggatacatcactgtagatagtataaccttcacccccagatgggctgatcaatacaggcgctgtgactaatctctacttcagctcctgaaaactctgctcacagtcgtcGTCCCACTCAGACCTGGCATTTTTCTttgtcaatcgtgtcaaaggtccagacaaagctgagaatccctcaacgaaacgatggtaatatccagctatccccaagaaactcttgatctcctggacatttctcggtttagcccaattcactactgcctcaatcttgttaggatccatagaaataccgtctccagatataacatgccccaagaacacgaccttctcaagccaaaattcacatttactgaacttggcgtacaacttcttttcacgaagtgtctgcaacacctgccttaagtgcgtctcatgctcctcatagcttctcgaatagaccagtacatcatcaataaatacaaccacaaactggtctaaatattggtggaagactctgttcatcaagtccataaatattgcaggagcattagtcaaaccaaacggcataataagaaactcgtaatgcccgtacctggtcctgaaggctattttcgagacgtcttctgctttcactttcacttgatggtatccagatctgaggtcaatcttcgaatacacccgtgtaccctagagctggtcaaacaaatcgtcaatacggggtagaggatacttgttcttgattgtcactttattaatctctttatagtctatacacatcctaatagtcctgtctttcttcttcacaaataaaactggagctccctacggagatacactgggtcgtacgaagcccttatcaagcagatcttgcaactgattcttcaattctgccaattatACTGGTGCCATccaataaggtactttagaaatcggtgccgtaccggaaggtagatcaatggagaaatccacctcacgatcaggtgacaagcctggtaactcatctgggaaaacatctgtaaactcctttactataggcgtgctaacaagtttcaattcattctctgacatctcttttacaacagccacaaacccctgacaaccactcaacaataatcttctagcctgaatagctagaactagctgaggcggggattgcactcatgaccctacaaacttgaattctgctttccctagaggtctgaagATCACTTGTTGTGCtcagcaatctatgctggcaaaattagctgctggcaaaattagctgctagccaatccatgccaaatataacatcgaactcatgcatgtctagcaccATCAGATCAACAGACAAGGTTTTTCCTTGAAAATCAACTGGACAatctcggagcaccctactacatcttacTACCGATCTAGTCGGCGTAgatactaacaattcaacatctaatgattgcattTCAGCcgcacataatttaacacaccccaatgacacgaacgagtgtgtagctccagaatcaaacaaagcaataactttaaaagaaagcataatgaccatacctgtcaccacgtcatctGACGTCTCAGACTCactcggcgtcagagtaaacaccctagttGGGGCCg
The Malania oleifera isolate guangnan ecotype guangnan chromosome 13, ASM2987363v1, whole genome shotgun sequence DNA segment above includes these coding regions:
- the LOC131145803 gene encoding 23 kDa jasmonate-induced protein-like; its protein translation is MGLPGAPAIITPAVRAQYAMNYINDGSKNVEAQTYADNLKSQCGSEITCSVVFYNATGGTLTYVTAHDYHGHIGAAPYPLKLQNGQWGAFLHVLGTLVGCSGAAVYDGANGDGDGRDWMMAWSIPLIGHNHVRNYSPFSSTT